A part of Anaerolineales bacterium genomic DNA contains:
- a CDS encoding uroporphyrinogen-III synthase, whose translation MPSLAGKRVVVTRERSQAGEMAIRLAEAGAVPIVFPTIEIAPMADLGRLDHALHHLDSYDWVVFTSQNGVRIFWERWSRLASSADSSLVFPPDVRVAAIGPGTAAAIRERGGRVDLVPNEYIAEALVEGLQPRQGLRVLLPRAESAREALVDGLVALGARVEEIPTYRTLPAAPDRKALAELARGVDAITFTSSSTVRNFVELVGRVRSPDRSRGFPLGSAVIACLGPITASTATSLGLPVDVTAEEYTIDGLVRALEKHFSTPQPDPKEKRWLSIRPG comes from the coding sequence GTGCCTAGCCTAGCCGGGAAGCGAGTGGTCGTGACCCGAGAGCGGAGCCAGGCCGGCGAGATGGCGATTCGCCTAGCCGAAGCCGGCGCGGTCCCGATCGTGTTCCCGACGATTGAGATCGCCCCCATGGCTGACCTGGGCCGCCTCGATCATGCCCTACACCACTTGGATTCGTACGATTGGGTGGTCTTCACGAGCCAGAACGGCGTGCGCATCTTCTGGGAGCGTTGGTCGCGGCTGGCATCTTCTGCAGACTCCTCGCTCGTCTTCCCGCCCGATGTCCGCGTGGCGGCCATCGGGCCAGGCACCGCCGCCGCAATCCGCGAACGCGGCGGCCGAGTGGATCTTGTCCCGAACGAGTACATCGCCGAGGCATTGGTCGAGGGGCTGCAGCCCCGTCAGGGTCTGCGTGTTCTACTTCCGAGGGCGGAAAGCGCCCGGGAGGCCCTGGTGGACGGTCTAGTCGCGCTAGGGGCGCGTGTGGAGGAGATCCCGACCTATCGGACCCTGCCGGCAGCGCCCGATCGCAAGGCACTCGCCGAGCTCGCGCGTGGGGTGGACGCGATCACGTTCACCTCGTCCTCGACGGTACGCAACTTCGTTGAGCTGGTCGGCAGGGTGCGCTCTCCGGACCGCAGCCGGGGATTTCCACTCGGCTCCGCGGTGATCGCATGCCTCGGGCCGATCACCGCCTCCACTGCGACGTCTCTCGGCCTGCCAGTCGACGTGACCGCCGAGGAATACACGATCGATGGATTGGTGAGGGCGCTCGAGAAGCACTTTTCAACCCCTCAACCGGATCCGAAGGAGAAGCGATGGCTGTCGATCCGACCCGGCTGA
- the hemB gene encoding porphobilinogen synthase yields MAVDPTRLSLLPNQLRPRRLRLNPGLRRMVCETRLAPADFITPLFVTHGRQVRAEIASMPGVFQWSVDSLAKEAEELAALGIPAVLLFGLPASKDPIGIENFAPDGIVQQAIRTIKSCVPEMVVVTDVCLCEYTDHGHCGLVNGEDGSRPQPHLPAGYVLNDETLPVLARVAVSHAEAGADVVAPSGMIDGMVAGIRSALDGAGFAHLPILSYSTKYASAMYGPFRDAAQGAPKFGDRKTHQMDPANAREALRETALDVAEGADLLMVKPALPYLDIIRLVRDRYPEMPLAAYNVSGEYAMVKAAAANGWLDEERVVLEVLTAIKRAGADLIISYHAKDAVRWLA; encoded by the coding sequence ATGGCTGTCGATCCGACCCGGCTGAGTTTGCTGCCCAACCAGCTTCGACCGCGCCGGCTGCGGCTCAACCCGGGCCTGCGCCGGATGGTGTGCGAGACCCGGCTGGCACCGGCCGACTTCATCACCCCGCTGTTCGTGACGCATGGCCGCCAGGTCCGGGCCGAGATCGCCTCGATGCCGGGCGTCTTTCAATGGTCTGTGGATTCGCTGGCTAAAGAGGCAGAGGAGCTGGCCGCCCTGGGGATCCCGGCTGTCTTGCTATTTGGTCTGCCCGCCTCGAAGGATCCCATCGGGATCGAGAACTTCGCCCCGGATGGGATCGTCCAGCAAGCGATTCGAACGATCAAGTCGTGTGTCCCCGAAATGGTCGTTGTCACGGACGTCTGCCTGTGCGAGTACACCGACCATGGTCACTGCGGTCTCGTCAACGGAGAGGACGGGTCGCGCCCCCAGCCGCACCTGCCCGCCGGTTACGTGCTGAACGACGAGACCCTGCCGGTGTTGGCCAGGGTGGCAGTCTCGCACGCCGAGGCGGGCGCCGATGTGGTGGCGCCATCGGGAATGATCGATGGCATGGTCGCCGGCATCCGTTCGGCGTTGGACGGCGCCGGTTTCGCCCACCTTCCGATCCTCTCCTACTCCACCAAGTACGCCTCGGCCATGTATGGCCCGTTTCGCGACGCCGCCCAGGGTGCACCCAAGTTCGGCGACCGCAAGACGCATCAGATGGATCCGGCCAACGCGCGCGAGGCCCTGCGCGAAACGGCCCTGGACGTGGCCGAGGGAGCCGACCTCTTGATGGTCAAGCCTGCCCTGCCCTACCTGGACATCATCCGCCTCGTGCGCGACCGCTACCCGGAGATGCCGCTGGCGGCATACAACGTCAGCGGTGAGTACGCCATGGTGAAAGCGGCCGCCGCCAACGGGTGGTTGGATGAGGAACGGGTCGTCCTGGAAGTCCTAACGGCCATCAAGCGCGCCGGCGCCGACCTGATCATCAGCTACCACGCCAAGGATGCGGTCCGATGGCTGGCCTGA